In one window of Candidatus Zixiibacteriota bacterium DNA:
- a CDS encoding DHHA1 domain-containing protein has product MTERLYLNNSNLFDFDATVVAVRETAEGLAVSLDRTAFYPETGGQLYDLGELEEATVFKVVEEDSGEIWHYLKEWQRPAGARVRGRIDPLRRLDNMRKHTGQHILSRAFIEVAEAETVSSRLGEVESTIELSCPDLSEETLIQVEELANQKVMSNLSVYVKYYAREELSRVPVRKIPEREGRFRIIQIGEFDYSACGGTHCSSTGEVGLIKIIGTEKLRGHLRIIFLTGRQSLYDYRIKNQVLSRLSNKLTCHFNDLERSFEKLTEQCQAYRRETAALSERLLTFQLKSLADAADGSAERKLICADCDGYDMKVIKEIASRFVQQFKGVVLLFNDDKLVINVSPGQMPSASEIAKMIVSSSHAKGGGNAVSAQVGGLPKEKREEVRQLVAAFIEKNSGGN; this is encoded by the coding sequence ATGACCGAAAGATTATATCTGAATAATAGCAATCTTTTCGACTTTGACGCCACCGTGGTTGCCGTCAGGGAAACGGCTGAGGGTTTGGCGGTATCGTTGGACAGGACTGCTTTTTATCCTGAAACCGGCGGGCAATTGTATGATTTGGGGGAGCTTGAAGAGGCGACGGTTTTCAAAGTGGTTGAAGAGGATTCCGGCGAAATCTGGCATTACCTTAAAGAATGGCAACGGCCGGCCGGCGCCAGAGTTCGAGGAAGAATCGACCCGCTGCGACGATTGGATAATATGCGAAAGCATACCGGTCAGCATATTCTGTCTCGGGCATTCATTGAGGTTGCTGAGGCGGAAACAGTCAGCTCTCGTCTGGGAGAGGTCGAATCGACCATTGAGCTTTCCTGCCCCGACTTAAGCGAAGAAACCCTAATTCAGGTGGAAGAACTGGCAAACCAGAAAGTAATGAGCAATCTTTCGGTTTATGTCAAGTATTACGCAAGAGAGGAATTGAGCCGGGTGCCGGTTCGCAAGATACCGGAGCGGGAGGGACGATTTCGTATCATTCAAATTGGGGAATTCGACTATTCTGCCTGCGGAGGAACTCATTGCAGCAGCACCGGAGAGGTCGGACTTATCAAGATAATCGGAACCGAAAAGCTACGGGGGCATCTGCGCATTATATTTCTTACAGGACGTCAGTCGCTATATGATTATCGGATCAAGAATCAGGTGCTGTCGCGATTGTCAAATAAATTGACCTGCCATTTCAATGACCTGGAGCGGTCGTTTGAGAAACTGACCGAACAATGCCAGGCATATCGCCGCGAGACAGCGGCGCTGTCCGAGCGACTGTTGACTTTCCAGCTCAAGAGTCTTGCTGACGCAGCTGATGGCTCTGCCGAAAGAAAGTTGATTTGCGCCGATTGTGACGGCTATGATATGAAAGTCATAAAAGAAATCGCCAGCCGGTTTGTGCAACAGTTCAAGGGGGTTGTACTGCTTTTCAATGATGACAAATTAGTTATCAATGTTTCGCCGGGGCAGATGCCATCGGCGTCGGAGATAGCCAAGATGATAGTTTCCAGCAGTCATGCCAAAGGCGGGGGAAACGCCGTTTCGGCGCAAGTTGGGGGGCTCCCCAAAGAAAAGAGGGAGGAAGTGCGACAATTAGTGGCGGCGTTCATTGAGAAGAACTCGGGGGGAAACTGA